The Corynebacterium freiburgense region GTTTTCATCCCCATTGTTGTTTCAAATGGCACAGAACGCACTACAAGTGAACGAGTTTCTGCATCTGAAACGGCGAGTGCTTTTAGACCAGTCATATGCAACGCTATAAATCGCGCAAACCGATGTGGATCCTTTTCCGCCAATGTAGTAAGCCATGTGCGAATACAATTGCCGAGTGCTTCCCGAGTTTCTAGAAGCAAAGAATCCTCAAATAAAGCATCACGAGACGCAGTGGGCCGCAAATAATCCGTATTTCCTACCACCCGAACAAAATAAGCCCAATCAGGCAGAAGATCAGTTACTTTTTTACTTAAAAGCATACGGCGCAAATATAACTGATGCCTGGTAGTTCGACCCGGATGTGCGCCTTCGGAAGCGACAAACGCTACTCCTTGAAAACCAGCAATTGGGACTTCAAGAGGAATGACATCAAATGGTTCAAATCCAAAATTCTCGCTGCACCATTTACGTTGCGCTTCTAAGGAAGCTTCCCATACCGTCGTGTGCCCCGCACTTACAGCGCCTAACGCTTCCAACTGTGAATTTGGGCGCTCAATAGTAATTTTCACAGGGAGGAATTCCCCATACCGTTCAATAATGTCCCGGACACCACGGTAATCGAACGGCGGTTCGCCTGGCAGACTGCGCAATTCAACAGTCGTTCCATGTGGCAATGGTGCTAATTCCACAGGGGCCATATCATCTGGAACTTCCTGTACCGTCCAGGTTCCATGGGAATTGCCTTGCCATCGCACTACCCGAGAATCGCGATCACTGGAACGGGAATACACAACAATGTCTTCCGAAACCATAAAACATGAAAGTAGGCCGATACCGAACTGGCCGAGGTAGTCGCTACGGCCTAGACCAAATTCATCACGTTTCGAGGAGCCACCAATCGTAGCTAACAGCTGCTGCGCTTCAGCGAGGGTAAGCCCTACACCATTATCAGTGACACGAAGTACATGTTCATCGACTACAAAGCGAATACGCCCTTCAGTAAGTAATCCACTGGCTGTAATTGCATCTACACCATTTTGGAGTAATTCACGCAAATATACATCTGTACCTGAATACAGATTTCGGGATAGCAATTCGACAATCCCGCCTAGATCTACTCGAAACTTCTCTTCTTGGAGGTTCTTCTTCGCCGAAGACACCATAACCTCGTATTTCTGTTATAAATCACTACAATTGTTTACTTCGTACGCAAAGAAGACGCACCTAATTACCAGATGCGTCTTGGGCAACGAAAACAAGCTATGTTTCGTCTGGGCCCGAGAAAAACGGCTCAATTTCAAATGTTTCACACAACAACATCATATGATTAAGCTGCGCCTCGATGGCCACAAAAATCCACTCTTCAAGTTGTTCATCCGTAGCACCTTCATTAACCAAAATCGTGTGGTCTGAAAGCACTGCGATACTGCCATTTTCAGAATCGAGCTCGACCTGGCAGGTACCAATTGTGCCCTGTAGATTTCGGGTTGAAACCCATTCTTTAAGCTCGTCGATTCGGTCTGCAACAAGCGGCACTTCTGGATGCCCTACCATAACTGTTATAAAAGGTTCTTCAGCATGACGGATAGAAACCAAAAAACCTTCAAACGCGCTGATGATACGCTCATCTCGGGTTTCGTAGTACCAATCTTTACGATCGAACAACGCCGTAATTCGATCAAGATTAACCGGCTGTGGTTCTGACCCGTCAGCGACTTTATCAAACCAAGCCATTCTACTTATGCTTCCTCTCCATCAGATTCTGATGTTTCGTCACTGCTGTCGTCTGTATCCCAGGCAACCAGCTCGGGCACAATTTTTTCCATTTCTTCTAGTACCGAAAACCCTGCCGAAAATACCGCAAACATAATATTTTGCAATTGCGCATCAGTCAGACCAGTACCCGCCGAAGCACAATACTCGAAAGCCACCCGAAAGTTTCCATCCTCACTAAAAAAAGTATTTAGCTTGGGCAGGAAAAGTTCAGAGTTTTTTGCTTCAACATGCTTAATTAATTTTGAAACAGTAGCTGGTTCAGAAGTAATCCCACGCCAAAAGCCAACAATCCGCAGAATATTAATTTCGTCTATCCATTGAAACCCGAAAGTAGCGTTGTCGAATCGAACAAAGACTTCGTCATCATTAGAATCAAATTCAAGCTCCTGCTGCTTCAGCAAGGCTTTAATTCGGTGCACTGTCACCGCAGGCAACGCCATAACTTCCCCTTTCGGGTATCTCATTTAAGGGAACGAAACCCAAATTAACACGCCCTCCAATGCACTGTCCGAGTTGTGCTGTACGCAACACTCAACAATTGTTTATAAAATACCCCCGTTTTTTACCCCTAGAACGAAGATTCTAGTGGTGTTTTATTGTCAAATCAAGGACAGTTTTCCTACTTGGATATTAACCCAAAACGGGGGTAAGTGGTATCGCTTTATACAGTCTAAAAATTATTGGTTAGCCCTTTTTTAATCAGATTGACCCCTCAACAACATCATCCTGTAAGCAAATCTGTCACACAATAAAAGCCTGATCTGATTGTAGAAATAACAAAAAACAATTAGATGTAAATTTTAGCAGCTCCAAAGAAACTACTTTTTGAGTCACAGCGCTGATTACAGGGAGCTCAAATACCTTATAGTAGCCAAAGCCACACCCTTCTATTCTTTAGATTTATTTCTATCAAGTGCACACTCTCTAAACTCTTCGTTAGTGGCTAGTATTCTCCGCAAAGCTTAGACAGAAACGTGAAGATACCGTAAAAGTTCTTGCAATCCTTGCTCTTGTTCATTTAGGCAAGGAAGTATCCATGCCTCTAATTGTGCAGCTGTTGCCCCATGTTCTATTGCAAACCAGTATGAAAAGGTGGGAAATGCTATTTCCAGGTCATACATGATATCCGCAGATGCAATAGCGAACGTACTTGTTGCATTAAAATTCGCCATCCACTCGTACAATTTCAATGTGTCTTTTCGTGCCAGTGGCATTTCCAGATGCTGAGTAGACACACTCAATAAAGCTCCATCACCACTGATCGTCATAATCACAAAACCACCAGGGATAGTGCACATAACGGGTTCCCCAGGCTTCGCCATAACCACAGTGCGATCGGTACGCTTCAAAAGTTTTACAACCTGGCTGTAGGTTACGGGTTCCGGCAATACATTTCCCACAGTATTTCCAATCATTCGTTTACTACTAGTTCCGGCAAGAACGCTTCAAAAGTACTCATTGCTCGTGCAAAACCAGACCAAAACGTAAACATTCCTGTTAACTGCTCATCGGTCATTCCTTCCCCCACTGGCATGACATATTCAAATCGAATGCGCATTACCCCGTCAGCATCAATATCATCGATAATCTTCACCCCACCGATCTGCCATGCATGATCAATAAGAATGCGCCGGATTCTATCTTGCTCAGTGGTTTCACTCGTGCTTCCTCGCCATAGTCCCCACATTCGAATTACATAAAGATCCTCATCAAGCTGAAGGTGAATTCCACCATCATCAGACGGCAACCAATAATCCCCATTATCAAGAACTTCGGCATCAACATCATAAGTTTTCAGCCACGTCCACAATCGCTTACGAGTTACAGGTTCGAGCATGCCCGCTCCCTCGATACAATATCCAGCTGTGCTCATACGCCCGCAATAGTACAGTCGCTGCAGAATATATCCCCATTTTGGAGGTGGAAATATCTATGCACCTTTTAATGTATTGAAAAGCTGACTTATCAATTACTGTTCTCCGTTGTACTGACTGCGTACGAGGGTTCATTTTTGTGGGGTTATGGCCGGTGGTTTGGTTGTGAGCGTCTGGTTACCTGGGATTTGGTTGGATCTGGTTGGGTTGCTTGGGCGGGTTGTCACAGATTCCATTTTTTCGGCTGTTTTTATGGAATTTGTGACACGATAGGTAGGGATCCTGTCACAGATTCCACCAGAACAGGCCTGCTTTATGGAATCTGCGACAAACCCCAGGTCAACGATTGTGTGCAATATGGGTTGTTGTCACAAATCCCACTGGAACAGGCCTGTTTTATGGAATTTGTGACACTCAGTATACAAACATCACTATTTTAATAGGACAATCCTATCAAACACCAGGGAAACCGGCTCAAACGCCCCGAAAACCAGCCAACACGCCCGAAAATCAGGCAGATCTGACACACCCCACCACCCAACCAGGCAGATTTCACATCACCCACAACCCACCGCCACGTTTCCCCAGCTCACGCCCAAAGCCCAGAAGCCCACAACACAAATCTGCCTGCCCCAACCCTGCCCAACCCTGCCTTAAGCCTGCCCCCAAAGCCCTCTCAAACCCCAAACACCATAGAACAAAACGCCAGTCCAAACTCCAGGGGCAAGTTAATATGCCCCGTAAGGCATGGGCTTCTCAGCTGCACCGATCACACATAGGATCACCCAATACGTTCACCCAAGAATTGGTTATTTTGTTACTTTCACTTGGGGTGCTCCAGTAATTCCAGTGTCTTCCATTGTTTCGGCGATTTTCATAGCTTCTTCTATGAGTGTTTCTACGATCTGAGATTCCGGCACCGTTTTAATTACTTCGCCTTTG contains the following coding sequences:
- a CDS encoding HSP90 family protein — protein: MVSSAKKNLQEEKFRVDLGGIVELLSRNLYSGTDVYLRELLQNGVDAITASGLLTEGRIRFVVDEHVLRVTDNGVGLTLAEAQQLLATIGGSSKRDEFGLGRSDYLGQFGIGLLSCFMVSEDIVVYSRSSDRDSRVVRWQGNSHGTWTVQEVPDDMAPVELAPLPHGTTVELRSLPGEPPFDYRGVRDIIERYGEFLPVKITIERPNSQLEALGAVSAGHTTVWEASLEAQRKWCSENFGFEPFDVIPLEVPIAGFQGVAFVASEGAHPGRTTRHQLYLRRMLLSKKVTDLLPDWAYFVRVVGNTDYLRPTASRDALFEDSLLLETREALGNCIRTWLTTLAEKDPHRFARFIALHMTGLKALAVSDAETRSLVVRSVPFETTMGMKTLEDVMANGVIRFARTDQHYRALLPIASANDLQVLNAGYAFDEEILDQLRLDHPEQRIVEVTINDVVGALIPANPSEEARFLPLLHACHQALIGQGVEVILRDFKPATIPVLFLPQAAAAAGVIEDIARQAPGESNLEGILDMLADAAQFNDQNDTSVPDAPQLVINASSPLAHQLLAAVDSRLVVAALRGLYVQALLAGNHPMDPQARAWASEVYTSLISTAL
- a CDS encoding YbjN domain-containing protein is translated as MALPAVTVHRIKALLKQQELEFDSNDDEVFVRFDNATFGFQWIDEINILRIVGFWRGITSEPATVSKLIKHVEAKNSELFLPKLNTFFSEDGNFRVAFEYCASAGTGLTDAQLQNIMFAVFSAGFSVLEEMEKIVPELVAWDTDDSSDETSESDGEEA
- a CDS encoding YbjN domain-containing protein, with the translated sequence MAWFDKVADGSEPQPVNLDRITALFDRKDWYYETRDERIISAFEGFLVSIRHAEEPFITVMVGHPEVPLVADRIDELKEWVSTRNLQGTIGTCQVELDSENGSIAVLSDHTILVNEGATDEQLEEWIFVAIEAQLNHMMLLCETFEIEPFFSGPDET